Proteins from a single region of Cupriavidus sp. MP-37:
- a CDS encoding cytochrome P450/oxidoreductase, protein MSTASPAAARGCPIDHSTLTAPNGCPVSHNAAQFDPFGDGYQQDPPEYVRWSREQEPVFYSPQLGYWVVTRYDDIKAIFRDNLTFSPSIALEKITPTGDEANAVLASYGYAMNRTLVNEDEPAHMPRRRALMAPFTPAELAHHEPLVRRLTREYVDRFIDDGRADLVDQMLWEVPLTVALHFLGVPEEDMDLLRQYSIAHTVNTWGRPKPEEQVAVAHAVGNFWQLAGRILDKMREDPSGPGWMQYGLRKQKELPEVVTDSYLHSMMMAGIVAAHETTANASANAIKLLLQHPDAWREICEDPALIPNAVEECLRHNGSVAAWRRLVTRDTEVGGIRLPAGSKLLIVTASANHDERHFADADLFDIRRDNASEQLTFGYGSHQCMGKNLARMEMQVFLEELTRRLPHMRLAAQAFTYVPNTSFRGPEHLLVEWDPAQNPERRDPALLAVRQPVRIGEPSAHTTARTVVVESATPAADGVLRLRLVAPDGKPLPRWAPGSHIDVECGDTGLSRQYSLCGDPDDAAALEIAVLRDPASRGGSAWVHGSVSAGDRLRIRGPRNHFRFDEQCRRAIFIAGGIGVTPVSAMARRARALGIDYTFHYCGRSRHAMAMLDELQTLHGARLHVHASDEGRRADFGKLLAQPDADTQIYACGPQRLLDALAECCAAWPADALRVEHFVSRLGSLDASKEQAFTVELKDSGLVLEVPAGQTLLGALRGANIDVQSDCEEGLCGSCEVRVLAGQVDHRDVVLTRAERDANHRMMACCSRACGGGRLVLEL, encoded by the coding sequence ATGAGCACCGCCTCCCCCGCCGCCGCGCGCGGCTGCCCGATCGACCACAGCACCCTGACCGCCCCCAACGGCTGCCCGGTCAGCCACAACGCGGCGCAGTTCGATCCCTTCGGCGACGGCTACCAGCAGGACCCGCCCGAATACGTGCGCTGGTCGCGCGAGCAGGAGCCGGTGTTCTACAGCCCGCAGCTGGGCTACTGGGTGGTCACGCGCTACGACGACATCAAGGCGATCTTCCGCGACAACCTGACCTTCAGCCCGTCGATCGCGCTGGAAAAGATCACGCCCACCGGCGACGAGGCCAATGCCGTGCTGGCCAGCTACGGCTACGCCATGAACCGCACGCTGGTCAATGAGGACGAGCCCGCCCACATGCCGCGCCGGCGTGCCCTGATGGCGCCGTTCACGCCGGCCGAACTGGCGCACCACGAGCCGCTGGTGCGGCGCCTCACGCGCGAGTATGTCGACCGCTTTATCGACGATGGCCGCGCCGACCTGGTCGACCAGATGCTGTGGGAAGTGCCGCTGACGGTGGCGCTGCATTTCCTGGGCGTGCCCGAAGAAGACATGGACCTGCTGCGCCAGTACTCCATTGCCCATACCGTCAACACCTGGGGCCGGCCCAAGCCGGAGGAACAGGTCGCGGTGGCGCACGCGGTGGGCAACTTCTGGCAGCTGGCCGGCCGCATCCTCGACAAGATGCGCGAGGACCCGTCCGGCCCCGGCTGGATGCAGTACGGGCTGCGCAAGCAGAAGGAGCTGCCCGAGGTAGTGACCGACTCCTACCTGCATTCGATGATGATGGCCGGCATCGTGGCCGCGCACGAGACCACCGCCAACGCCTCGGCCAACGCCATCAAGCTGCTGCTGCAGCATCCCGATGCGTGGCGTGAAATCTGCGAAGACCCTGCGCTGATTCCCAATGCGGTCGAGGAATGCCTGCGCCACAACGGCTCGGTGGCGGCGTGGCGGCGGCTGGTCACGCGCGACACCGAGGTGGGCGGCATCCGCCTGCCGGCGGGCAGCAAGCTGCTGATCGTGACCGCGTCGGCCAACCATGACGAGCGCCATTTCGCCGATGCCGACCTGTTCGACATCCGCCGCGACAACGCCAGCGAGCAGCTGACCTTCGGCTACGGCTCGCACCAGTGCATGGGCAAGAACCTGGCGCGCATGGAGATGCAGGTCTTCCTGGAAGAACTGACGCGCCGGCTGCCGCATATGCGCCTGGCCGCGCAGGCCTTCACCTATGTGCCGAACACTTCGTTCCGCGGGCCTGAGCACCTGCTGGTGGAGTGGGATCCCGCGCAAAACCCCGAGCGCCGCGACCCGGCCTTGCTGGCGGTGCGCCAGCCGGTGCGCATCGGCGAGCCCTCGGCGCACACCACCGCGCGCACGGTGGTGGTCGAAAGCGCCACGCCGGCTGCCGACGGCGTGCTGCGGCTGCGGCTGGTGGCGCCCGACGGCAAGCCGCTGCCGCGCTGGGCGCCGGGCTCGCATATCGACGTGGAATGCGGCGACACCGGGCTGTCGCGCCAGTATTCGCTGTGCGGCGATCCGGACGATGCGGCGGCGCTCGAGATCGCGGTGCTGCGCGATCCCGCCAGCCGCGGCGGCTCGGCCTGGGTCCATGGCAGCGTCAGCGCCGGCGACCGCCTGCGCATCCGCGGGCCGCGCAACCATTTCCGCTTCGACGAACAATGCCGGCGGGCCATCTTCATCGCCGGCGGCATCGGCGTCACGCCCGTCAGCGCGATGGCGCGGCGCGCCCGCGCGCTCGGCATCGACTACACCTTCCACTACTGCGGGCGCTCGCGCCACGCCATGGCCATGCTAGACGAACTGCAGACGCTGCACGGCGCGCGGCTGCACGTGCACGCCAGCGACGAAGGCCGGCGCGCCGACTTCGGCAAGCTGCTGGCGCAGCCTGACGCGGACACCCAGATCTATGCCTGCGGCCCGCAGCGCCTGCTCGATGCGCTGGCCGAATGCTGCGCGGCATGGCCGGCAGACGCGCTGCGCGTCGAGCATTTCGTCTCGCGGCTGGGCAGCCTGGATGCGTCGAAGGAACAGGCCTTTACCGTGGAGCTGAAGGACTCCGGCCTGGTGCTGGAAGTGCCGGCGGGGCAGACGCTGCTGGGCGCGCTGCGCGGCGCCAATATCGACGTGCAGAGCGACTGCGAGGAAGGCCTGTGCGGCTCATGCGAAGTGCGCGTGCTGGCGGGCCAGGTCGACCACCGCGACGTGGTGCTGACGCGCGCCGAGCGCGACGCCAACCACCGCATGATGGCGTGCTGCTCGCGCGCCTGCGGTGGCGGCCGGCTGGTGCTGGAGCTCTGA
- a CDS encoding GNAT family N-acetyltransferase, with protein MSLQIRPEVPADADAIARLTTAAFLSAPHASQTEAFIVDALRRAGQLTLSLVAQDGDALVGHVAVSPVTVSSGAAGWQGLGPLSVVPPRQGQGIGAQLVRAALDALRRQGAAGCVVLGEPAYYGRFGFAAQPGLVLPGVPPEYFQALAFGGACPAGTVRYHDAFNATA; from the coding sequence ATGTCCCTGCAAATCCGTCCCGAAGTGCCGGCCGACGCCGACGCCATCGCCAGGCTGACCACTGCCGCCTTCCTGAGCGCGCCGCATGCCAGCCAGACCGAGGCCTTCATCGTCGATGCGCTGCGCCGCGCAGGCCAGCTGACGCTGTCGCTGGTGGCGCAGGACGGCGACGCGCTGGTCGGGCACGTCGCGGTCTCGCCGGTCACGGTCTCGTCCGGTGCGGCGGGATGGCAGGGGCTGGGGCCGCTGTCGGTGGTGCCGCCGCGGCAGGGGCAGGGCATCGGCGCGCAACTGGTGCGCGCCGCGCTGGACGCGCTGCGCCGCCAGGGCGCGGCCGGCTGCGTGGTGCTGGGCGAGCCGGCCTACTACGGACGCTTCGGCTTTGCCGCGCAGCCCGGGCTGGTGCTGCCGGGCGTGCCGCCGGAATATTTCCAGGCGCTGGCGTTCGGGGGTGCCTGCCCGGCCGGCACGGTCCGTTATCACGACGCCTTCAACGCCACGGCCTGA
- a CDS encoding LysR family transcriptional regulator has protein sequence MPIDIRALRYFVETARLRSFTQAASSLFVTQSTISKMVRQLEDEVGQPLLIREGKSVRLTDVGRVVYERGQEALGVVHRLTLEVADLSSLGRGQLTVGIPPMVNLFFSPAVSAFRQRYPNLSLTLDEHGGQVVEQLVASGELEVGATVLPGDSGLALETRQFGRHPIWAVGPRKAAWARERTVSLAALRDEPLVMLTEDFSLTRKLRQAFVEARIEPRVVARSGHWDFLASMAAAGLGTTFLPQPLAERLQAQDTLAMARLTEPAVDWTMAHIWSPGRYLSHAARAWLAVCEEVLGNGRAA, from the coding sequence ATGCCCATCGATATCCGCGCGCTGCGCTATTTCGTCGAGACCGCGCGGCTGCGCAGCTTTACCCAGGCCGCCTCGTCGTTGTTCGTGACCCAGTCGACCATCAGCAAGATGGTCCGCCAGCTCGAGGATGAAGTCGGCCAGCCGCTGCTGATCCGCGAAGGCAAGAGCGTGCGCCTGACCGATGTGGGCCGCGTGGTGTACGAGCGCGGCCAGGAGGCGCTGGGCGTGGTGCACCGGTTGACGCTTGAGGTAGCGGACCTGTCCTCGCTCGGGCGGGGGCAGTTGACGGTCGGCATCCCGCCGATGGTCAACCTGTTCTTCTCGCCGGCGGTCAGCGCGTTCCGGCAGCGCTATCCGAACTTGTCACTGACGCTGGACGAGCACGGCGGGCAGGTGGTGGAACAACTGGTGGCCAGCGGCGAGCTCGAGGTCGGTGCCACGGTGCTGCCGGGCGACAGCGGCCTGGCGCTGGAAACGCGCCAGTTCGGCCGCCATCCGATCTGGGCGGTGGGGCCGCGCAAGGCGGCCTGGGCGCGCGAGCGCACCGTGTCGCTGGCGGCGCTGCGCGACGAGCCGCTGGTGATGCTGACCGAGGATTTTTCGCTGACGCGCAAGCTGCGGCAGGCGTTCGTCGAAGCGCGTATCGAGCCGCGCGTGGTGGCGCGCAGCGGGCACTGGGACTTCCTGGCGTCGATGGCGGCGGCGGGGCTGGGCACCACCTTCCTGCCCCAGCCGCTGGCCGAGCGCCTGCAGGCGCAGGACACGCTGGCCATGGCGCGCCTCACCGAACCGGCGGTGGACTGGACCATGGCCCATATCTGGTCGCCGGGGCGCTACCTGTCGCACGCGGCGCGCGCGTGGCTGGCGGTCTGCGAAGAGGTGCTGGGGAACGGGCGCGCGGCCTGA